A single region of the Lycium barbarum isolate Lr01 chromosome 2, ASM1917538v2, whole genome shotgun sequence genome encodes:
- the LOC132620694 gene encoding F-box protein CPR1-like, whose amino-acid sequence MMTDGIMKKYSGDVVIHILLRLPVKFLLRFKCVSKTFFTLIQSSTFINLHLNHTTTSTNDNILLKRSFKEDIEIYKAIFSFLSSDCEDYMKFFYPDLVVPYMTNRLSITSDKLIGPSHGLIALMDPITTILFNPSTRNYRLLPSSPFDVPKGFYRSIESGGFGLDSVVNDFKVFRISQVYTEDHFGYPEKGEKKVEVYELGIDIWRELDHVDQQLPKLFWLTSSIFYKEAYHWITSSREFKSIILCFDMSTEIFRNMEPPNTCEFSSGTLHSLLILTESLCLTCYPCLGPMIDPANILMEIWIMKDYNVYESWIKKYTIRGLPTESPLAIWKDCLLFFQSKSGYLMLYDLNSDEIKELNFHGCLKSMRVIIYKGSMTPIPKGGQSSTQVQNF is encoded by the coding sequence ATGATGACAGATGGAATCATGAAGAAATATTCTGGAGATGTGGTCATTCATATACTTTTGAGGCTTCCGGTGAAATTTCTCTTGCGATTCAAATGTGTCTCCAAAACTTTTTTCACTCTCATACAATCTTCAACTTTCATCAATCTTCATCTCAACCACACAACAACTTCGACAAATGATAACATTCTCTTGAAGCGCTCCTTTAAAGAAGATATTGAAATATATAAAgctatattttcttttctttctagtGATTGTGAAGATTACATGAAATTCTTTTATCCAGATCTAGTTGTGCCATATATGACAAATCGTTTGAGTATTACCAGTGATAAACTTATCGGTCCTAGCCATGGTTTGATTGCTCTGATGGATCCAATTACCACCATCTTGTTCAATCCATCTACTAGAAATTATAGACTGCTGCCGTCGAGCCCTTTTGATGTTCCAAAGGGATTTTATCGATCCATTGAAAGTGGCGGGTTTGGTTTAGACTCTGTAGTTAATGATTTCAAAGTTTTTAGAATTTCTCAAGTTTACACGGAAGATCATTTCGGGTACCCTGAAAAGGGAGAGAAAAAGGTCGAGGTTTATGAATTGGGTATTGATATTTGGAGAGAATTGGATCATGTTGATCAACAGTTGCCCAAGTTATTCTGGTTGACTTCTTCGATATTTTATAAGGAAGCTTACCATTGGATTACATCTTCAAGAGAATTTAAATCAATAATTCTTTGTTTTGATATGAGCACCGAAATATTTCGCAATATGGAACCCCCTAATACTTGTGAATTTTCAAGTGGAACACTTCATAGCCTCCTCATCTTGACTGAGTCTCTATGCTTGACTTGTTACCCCTGTCTAGGGCCCATGATTGATCCAGCAAACATTTTGATGGAAATTTGGATAATGAAAGATTATAATGTTTATGAATCTTGGATTAAGAAATACACAATTAGAGGTCTTCCTACTGAATCTCCGTTAGCAATATGGAAGGACTGTTTATTGTTTTTCCAAAGCAAAAGTGGATATTTGATGTTGTATGATCTTAACTCCGATGAAATCAAGGAATTGAATTTTCATGGTTGTCTGAAAAGTATGCGAGTTATAATTTACAAAGGAAGCATGACTCCGATTCCAAAAGGAGGCCAAAGTAGTACACAAGTTCAAAACTTTTAG